TGGGGATGGTCTGGAGGCCGGCCAGGAAGATCACCATCAGCGTGCCCATGTTGCGCCAGGCGGCCATGGCGATCAGCGACGGCATCGCCCAGGTGGTGGACTGGAGCCAGTTGGGGCCGTCGATCCCGACCCGGCCGAGCACGGTGTTGAGCAGGCCGCTGTCGGGCTGGAGCAGGAACCGCCAGACCACGGCCACGGCCACGATGCTGGTCACCACCGGGGTGTAGAAGCCGACCCGGAAGAAGGTCCGGAAGCGGTCGATGCCCGAGTTGAGGGCCACGGCCACGGCCAGGGCCAACCCCATGGTCAGGGGGATGCCGACGACCACGAAGTAGGCGGTGTTGAAGGCCGAGCGCAGGAAGCGCTCGTCCGACAGCAGCTTGGTGTAGTTCTCCAGCCCGACCCGGTTGACGGCCAGGGGGTTGCGGAGGTCGCGGCTGGTCAGGTCGGTGAAGCTCATGGTCAGCGAGGCCAGCACCGGGCCGGCCATGAAGACCAGGAACAGCACCATGAACGGCAGGGCGAACATCCAGGCGGCCAGGGTGTGCCGACGCCGGACGGCGGCGGAACCCCGGCGGGTCCCGCCGCCCCCCTGCCGCGCCGGGGCGGGCACGGCGGCCATGTCAGTTCCCCAGACCGATGGACGCGGCCTGGCTCTGGATCGCCTTGGTGGCGTCCGCGGCCGAGCTGGTGCCCTTGAAGACCTTCTCCGCCTCGCCGTCGACGATCGAGGCGACCTGCTCCCAGGTGGCCACCGCCGGTGGCGCCTTGGCGTCCTGGAGCTGCCGGCTGAACACCTCGAGGTTCGGGTCGGAGGCCAGGCTGCCGCCCTCCCAGGCGGCCTTGGCCGCCGGCAGGTCCTTGGAGGTGTCGTACCAGCGCTGCTGGACCTCGGGCCGGCTCAGCCACTGGACTTCCAGGCGCCGTCGCGGTTCTTGGCGTCCTTGAACACGGCCAGGTTGCCGCCGCCCACGAACGAGGTGCCGGTCTGGTCCTTGGGCATGACGGCCAGGCCGAGCTGGTCGTCGGTGACGCCCTGGTCCTTGACCAGTCC
The Actinomycetota bacterium DNA segment above includes these coding regions:
- a CDS encoding sugar ABC transporter permease encodes the protein MFALPFMVLFLVFMAGPVLASLTMSFTDLTSRDLRNPLAVNRVGLENYTKLLSDERFLRSAFNTAYFVVVGIPLTMGLALAVAVALNSGIDRFRTFFRVGFYTPVVTSIVAVAVVWRFLLQPDSGLLNTVLGRVGIDGPNWLQSTTWAMPSLIAMAAWRNMGTLMVIFLAGLQTIP